Proteins encoded in a region of the Cytobacillus luteolus genome:
- a CDS encoding PstS family phosphate ABC transporter substrate-binding protein: MNSSSLLKIVGLLVVSSIIIFISFIAIVFTNLMGLIKFYTPFIIVLTLGILVFVTNGFFTFLKPKQLKVSFLSFLSLCLVAVIVYESIDAYHNSFETLADQEVDLYQYQPFNQLSKVATLEEESTLKLEGDLPVLDGATALYPLYSAFVQATYPKKEYEIYHSEVMSNKTTDAYQNLIKGSVDIIFVAGPSERQLNQAKNRGVELKLTPIGREAFVFFVNAKNPVEGLTIQQIQDIYSGKITNWSEVGGKKEDIRAFQRPADSGSQTALEKLMGDIPIMAAPTEDVVAGMGGIIEQTANYRNYKNAIGYSFRYFSMDMIHNKSIRHLKIDGVFPDKETIRNNQYPISSEFYAVTAGTTNPNVEAFIEWILSKQGQSLVENTGYVPIN; encoded by the coding sequence GTGAACAGTAGTAGTTTGCTTAAAATAGTCGGATTATTAGTAGTTAGTTCAATCATTATCTTTATCAGCTTTATAGCTATTGTTTTCACAAACTTAATGGGGTTAATCAAATTCTATACACCATTTATTATCGTTTTAACCTTAGGAATACTCGTCTTTGTTACGAATGGGTTCTTTACATTTTTAAAGCCAAAACAGTTGAAGGTTAGTTTTCTAAGTTTTTTATCACTATGTTTAGTCGCAGTTATCGTTTATGAAAGCATTGATGCGTATCATAATAGTTTTGAAACATTAGCAGATCAGGAGGTAGATTTATATCAATATCAACCTTTCAACCAATTATCAAAGGTAGCAACTCTAGAGGAAGAGTCAACCTTAAAGCTTGAAGGGGATTTACCCGTATTAGATGGTGCTACAGCACTTTATCCGTTGTACTCAGCCTTTGTGCAAGCAACCTATCCTAAAAAGGAATATGAAATATATCATAGTGAAGTGATGTCGAATAAAACGACCGACGCTTACCAGAATTTAATTAAAGGTAGTGTTGACATCATTTTTGTTGCTGGACCTTCCGAACGTCAATTAAATCAGGCGAAAAATAGGGGCGTCGAGCTGAAGTTAACACCAATTGGGCGGGAGGCATTTGTGTTCTTCGTTAATGCAAAGAATCCTGTAGAGGGCTTAACAATTCAACAAATTCAGGATATATACTCTGGTAAAATCACGAATTGGAGTGAGGTTGGCGGGAAAAAAGAAGACATAAGAGCTTTCCAACGTCCTGCTGACAGTGGAAGTCAAACGGCTCTAGAGAAGTTAATGGGAGATATCCCTATCATGGCTGCACCTACAGAGGATGTGGTAGCAGGAATGGGCGGCATTATCGAGCAAACAGCAAACTATCGTAATTATAAAAATGCAATTGGCTATTCATTTCGCTATTTTTCAATGGATATGATTCATAACAAATCCATTCGTCATCTGAAAATTGACGGTGTTTTTCCTGATAAAGAAACAATCCGTAACAACCAATACCCAATTTCTTCTGAATTTTATGCAGTTA
- a CDS encoding DUF2089 domain-containing protein encodes MAYPVISNCPVCSKTMKVKKLQCSHCHTTVENDFELSKISLLSQDQLHFVETFLTCRGNIKEVEKELGISYPTVRGKLNDIISSLGYETPKKSDQDEKKILAMLENGEITPEEAIKLLKE; translated from the coding sequence GTGGCTTATCCTGTTATTTCAAATTGTCCTGTATGTAGCAAAACCATGAAGGTAAAAAAGTTACAATGCTCTCATTGCCACACAACAGTGGAAAATGACTTTGAGTTATCAAAGATATCTTTACTTTCACAAGATCAACTTCATTTTGTTGAAACCTTTCTAACTTGTAGAGGAAATATTAAAGAGGTTGAAAAAGAGTTGGGAATTTCATACCCCACTGTCAGAGGAAAGCTTAACGACATTATCAGTTCATTAGGTTATGAAACACCAAAGAAAAGTGACCAGGATGAAAAGAAGATTCTTGCTATGTTAGAAAACGGAGAGATAACTCCAGAGGAAGCAATAAAGTTATTAAAAGAATAG